From the Musa acuminata AAA Group cultivar baxijiao chromosome BXJ3-7, Cavendish_Baxijiao_AAA, whole genome shotgun sequence genome, one window contains:
- the LOC135642287 gene encoding sodium/calcium exchanger NCL1-like encodes MVISIIPFIIVQLPRVFKFLSGRVAVLIALIVAIALLVSYCLYQVLQPWIHRRKLEFAEHMLMILGILGHPQTAALGRLMDDDGRPNKPVIEKLFHKIDQDKNQLISPSELRAFIIGLKIHEVNLDNDVVVDKIMKEFDTSHDGNIQEEEFIKGISKWITKVNHRSSASHSNDIVDYYMEAREQRNMLIDQIDEAAVENIKNPASTCVTSILLLILGTSIAAVFADPLVDAVDNFSIATKIPSFFISFIAMPLATNSSEAVSAIIFASRKTQRTASLTFSEIYGGVTMNNTLCLAVFLALVYVRHLTWDFSAEVLVILIVCVVMGIFTSLRTTFPLWTYFVAFLLYPLALVLVYVLDFILGWS; translated from the exons ATGGTTATATCTATCATTCCATTTATCATTGTGCAACTGCCAAGAGTTTTCAAGTTTCTTTCTGGACGTGTAGCAGTCTTGATTGCTCTCATTGTTGCAATTGCACTCTTGGTGTCTTATTGCTTGTATCAG GTCCTTCAGCCATGGATTCACAGGAGAAAACTGGAATTTGCGGAGCATATGCTTATGATATTAGGAATTCTAGGACATCCTCAGACGGCAGCCCTAGGACGGCTTATGGATGATGATGGAAGACCTAATAAACCTGTCATTGAAAA GCTGTTTCATAAAATAGATCAGGATAAAAATCAATTAATATCACCTTCAGAGTTAAGAGCATTTATCATAGGGCTTAAGATCCATGAGGTAAATTTGGATAACGATGTTGTCGTAGACAAAATAATGAAAGAATTTGATACATCACATGATGGCAACATTCAAGAAGAGGAGTTTATTAAGGGCATCTCAAAATGGATTACTAAGGTTAATCATCGTTCTTCTGCATCTCACTCAAACGACATTGTTGATTATTACATG GAAGCAAGGGAGCAACGCAATATGCTTATTGATCAGATTGATGAGGCTGCAGTAGAAAATATCAAAAATCCAGCATCAACCTGCGTTACATCAATCCTGCTTTTGATTCTCGGAACTTCCATCGCTGCTGTTTTTGCTGACCCTCTTGTGGATGCTGTTGATAATTTCTCAATTGCTACAAAGATACCTTCCTTTTTCATATCTTTCATTGCAATGCCATTGGCTACCAACTCTAGTGAAGCTGtatcagcaattatttttgccagCCGAAAGACGCAAAGAACTGCCTCACTAACTTTTTCCGAG ATATATGGTGGGGTGACGATGAACAACACCCTATGCTTGGCCGTCTTCTTGGCTCTTGTTTACGTGAGACACTTGACATGGGACTTCTCGGCGGAAGTGCTGGTCATTCTCATAGTATGCGTTGTGATGGGCATCTTCACGAGCCTCCGCACCACATTCCCACTTTGGACTTACTTTGTTGCGTTCTTGCTGTATCCGCTCGCTCTGGTTCTTGTTTATGTGCTGGACTTCATCTTGGGATGGTCATAG